In Streptomyces seoulensis, the following are encoded in one genomic region:
- a CDS encoding glutamate-5-semialdehyde dehydrogenase, protein MTTLSPYDSLSPVTQAAYRAKAAAADLAPLPRADKDDALLAVADALEVRTAEIVAANARDVAKARENGTSESVVDRLTLTPERVRAIAADVRDVAKLPDPVGEVVRGNTLPNGIDLRQVRVPLGVVGIIYEARPNVTVDAAALCLKSGNAVLLRGSASAYESNTALVRVIRDAVGGAGLPADAVQLVPGDSRESVRELMRARGLVDVLIPRGGASLIQTVVSESTVPVIETGTGNCHVYVDADADIDMAIDILVNSKAQRVSVCNAAETLLVHQDIAAAFLPRALDALAEAGVTVHADPRVLAHAEGTKATVVEAVPEDWETEYLSYDIAAAVVDSLDKAVEHIRLWSSGHTEAIVTNSQQAARRFTRLVDSTTVAVNASTRFTDGGQFGFGAEIGISTQKLHARGPMGLPELTSTKYIVTGDGHVRP, encoded by the coding sequence ATGACCACGCTCTCCCCGTACGACTCCCTCTCGCCGGTCACCCAGGCCGCCTACCGGGCCAAGGCCGCCGCCGCCGACCTCGCGCCGCTGCCGCGCGCCGACAAGGACGACGCGCTGCTCGCCGTCGCGGACGCGCTGGAGGTCCGCACCGCCGAGATCGTGGCCGCCAACGCCCGCGACGTGGCCAAGGCGCGGGAGAACGGCACCAGCGAGTCGGTCGTGGACCGGCTCACCCTCACCCCGGAGCGGGTGCGCGCCATCGCCGCCGACGTGCGCGACGTGGCCAAGCTGCCCGACCCGGTCGGCGAGGTCGTCCGGGGCAACACCCTGCCCAACGGCATCGACCTGCGCCAGGTCCGCGTCCCGCTCGGCGTCGTCGGCATCATCTACGAGGCCCGGCCCAACGTCACCGTCGACGCCGCCGCGCTCTGCCTGAAGTCCGGCAACGCCGTCCTGCTGCGCGGCTCCGCCTCCGCCTACGAGTCCAACACCGCGCTGGTCCGGGTGATCCGGGACGCCGTCGGGGGCGCCGGGCTGCCCGCCGACGCCGTGCAGCTCGTGCCGGGGGACAGCCGGGAGAGCGTGCGCGAGCTGATGCGCGCCCGGGGCCTGGTCGACGTGCTCATCCCGCGCGGCGGCGCCTCCCTGATCCAGACCGTGGTCAGCGAGTCCACCGTCCCCGTCATCGAGACCGGCACCGGCAACTGCCACGTCTACGTGGACGCCGACGCCGACATCGACATGGCGATCGACATCCTGGTCAACTCCAAGGCCCAGCGGGTCAGCGTCTGCAACGCCGCCGAGACCCTCCTGGTCCACCAGGACATCGCCGCCGCCTTCCTGCCCCGCGCGCTGGACGCGCTGGCCGAGGCCGGGGTCACCGTGCACGCCGACCCCCGCGTCCTGGCCCACGCCGAGGGCACGAAGGCGACCGTGGTGGAGGCCGTGCCGGAGGACTGGGAGACCGAGTACCTGTCGTACGACATCGCCGCCGCCGTGGTGGACTCCCTCGACAAGGCCGTCGAGCACATCCGGCTGTGGAGCTCCGGCCACACCGAGGCGATCGTCACCAACAGTCAGCAGGCCGCCCGGCGCTTCACCCGTCTGGTGGACTCCACCACGGTCGCCGTGAACGCCTCCACCCGCTTCACCGACGGCGGCCAGTTCGGCTTCGGCGCGGAGATCGGCATCTCCACCCAGAAGCTGCACGCCCGCGGCCCCATGGGCCTTCCGGAGCTGACCAGCACCAAGTACATCGTCACCGGCGACGGCCACGTACGCCCCTGA